Within the Maribacter sp. BPC-D8 genome, the region GGTTCACCATGCTACCAATCCGCAGTACTTAGACAGAAATCATGCGGGAGTATTTATTATTTGGGATAGGTTATTTGGTACTTTCGAGCCAGAAGATGAAAAGCCCGTTTATGGTTTGGTTGCGAACATTAATACCTATAACCCAATTAAGATAGCCTTTACAGAATGGTACAAGATGTTAGGCGATTTCTTCACATCAAAAACTTCATTAGCAAATAGGTTTAAGTACCTAATGAAACCACCAGGCTGGCGACATGATGGTACCAGTATTCTTTCGACAGATTTAAGAAGAGAGTGGGAGGAGCAAAGGAACATTGATAGTTAAATTTTTTTACGGTATTTTATTCCTTGGTGATGTAACAATCGTATTCATTAGTCGTCATACCATCAACCACCAGAAGAATGAATAATAAACTAGTAGCGTATATAGGTATTTTAGGAGTTAGTTTAATTGCAATTGCTGCGATTGTAGGTCCGTTATTAATCGATGATTACAGTGTAGTAAGTCAATATATAAGTGAATCTTTTGCGGCTGATACTGAATATGGTTGGTATTTGCAGTACTTCGGATATGTACCTAGCGGAATTCTTATTACCATTTTTTGTTTTAGTGCTCCTAAATATTTTCCAAGTTCCAAATTGATTTTAGCCGGATTTTTCGGATTGGCATTATTCTACGGATTAGGAACATTACTAGTAGGATTTTTTCCGTGCGATGCAGGTTGCCCAACAAACGTATTAGACTCTAGCCTATCGCAATTAATACATAATGCTATGGGTTCTTTGACCTATATTTTTCTACCTATAAGTATTATCGCAATCGGACTCGGATTAAAGAAATTTGAAGGCTATAGTAAATTATCACAAATTGCAATGGCTACGGCTATCATTAGCGGAATTTTTATATTCATCTTATTCTCCAACCCAGAATCAGATTATCGAGGAATTCTACAACGAGTTATAGAAACCTCGTTTATCACTTTTATGGTTTCAAGTGCGTTGAGAATTGGAGAGGCTTCAGAGTAGTTAGTATTAAGTACAAAGGTTTATAATTACCTAACTCGGTCGAAATATTTTGTTTTTCAGTTAACAGATAACCGCGCTTTGCTCGCTATGACAAACAGCTAAAAAAATCGTCTTTGCGAGGAGCTTTTCGCGACGTGGCAATCTGTTGAATTAAAGTAATAAAGTATTTTATAAGTACCTATGTCAGTCTGAGCGCAGTCGAAGACCCATATGAGTTAGAGAACCTTTTCGTGTTCAAGTCCCTTCGACTGCGCTCAGGATGACAATACGTTAAGGTCGCTGAGCATAACAGAAATGAACGTGTTCCAAACAAACAGATAGCCGCGCTTTGCTCGCTATGACGAACAGCTAAAAAAAACGTCTTTGCGAGGAGCTTTTCGCGACGTGGCAATCTATTCAATCAGAGTTATAAAGTATGTTATAAGTACATATGTCAGTCTGAGCGCAGTCGAAGACCCATGGTGAGTTAGAGAGCCCTTTCGTGTTCCAGTCCCTTCGACTGCGCTCAGGATGACAATGCGTTAAGGTCACTGAGCATAACAGAAGTGAACGTGTTCCAAACAAACAGATAGCCGCGCTTCGCTCGCTATGACGAACAACCAACACCTGTGCTGAGCGTAGCCGAAGTAACCAACAACTACTCCTTATAAACTACCCCATCTTTCATTACAAAAGACACATTTTTAACAGCTGAGATATCCTGAACAGGATTTCCTTTTACAGCAATAATATCAGCTAGAAACCCTTTTTTTAAGCTTCCTAGTTGATTTAAATGAAACATATTGGCATTGCCAGAGGTGGCAGATTTTAAGACGGCTAATGGCTTCATTCCGTAATCGACCATTAATTCCATTTCACGGTAATTTTCTCCGTGTGTAAAAACACCCACATCACCACCAAAGACAATTTGTACTCCAGAATCCAGCGCCATTTTAAATGACTTACGTTTTTGTTGAATACGTTCAGGTTCTGGGTCTGTCGTTTTGTTCCAACCTCGGTATTGAGTTATGGCATCGCCAGCGGCAAGGGTAGGGCATAGACCAATACCTTTATCTTTCATCATCTTAAAAATTTCAGGCGTACCACCATCACCATGCTCAATAGTTTCAACACCACCGAGTATTGCTCTTTTCATTCCTTCGGGAGTACCGGCATGTGCAACCACGTATTTTCCAGCTGTTGTAGCAGTTGCAACCATTGCATTAATTTCTTCTTGTAAAAATGTTGCTTTAGAATCAGCACCGGGAGTCCAGCGATAATCCGCATAAATTTTAATCAAATCGACACCGTTACCCATTTGTCTACGAACCGTTTCAATACACTGGTCAACACCACTTGCGGGCTCGGCACCTAATGGCACAGTTACGCCGTCATGAAATCCTTTTGGTCCGTAGGCTCCGGTAGCCACAATTGCAGGTCCGGCAACCAATAATCGCGGACCGTCAATAATTCCGTTATCAATAGTTTTCTTTAAGTACACATCAGTATAACCAGCACCTTCAGCCCCCAAATCTCGCATGGTGGTAACTCCGGCTAAAAGCGAATTCTTTACATGAACAGTACCTCTAACGGCACGTTCCACAGGCGATTCTTTTAGCACCTGATCATTCCAATCGGTTTCATTGTAAGGGTGTAATAATACATGCGAGTGACCTTCAATAATGCCAGGCATTATAGTGCTGCCAGCCAAATCTATTTCTGTGGTGTTACTCGGTAGTGTTATTTGGTTGGCATTTCCTGCATAAGTAATTTGATTTCCTTCTACTAAAACCACCCAATTGGCATGTAATTCGGTGCCGTCAAATACTTGGTCTGGTTTTAAGAGTGTTTGAGCAGAACATAGACTTATGGAGAATAAAAAGAAAAGTAATATTGATTTCATAAAAGTAGTTTTTTTAGTTGGCAATTGCAGAATTTAATAAGTTGTCTAAGTCAGTTTTGGTATGCTGATTTCCATTAGAAAGCACCATAAAAATGTCTTTAGTATTTTTAATATCTTCTAACGGATTACTATTTAATAAAACAATATCAGCAATTTTACCTTCAGAAATAGTTCCGTAATCAGCATCTTGTTTTAAAAATTTAGCTCCGTTAAAAGCGGATGATTTAAGGGCATCTAGAGGAGAAATTCCAGTAGCGACCATGGCTTCCATTTCTTTATGTAATGAAATACCAGGATACGTAAAACTGTTATATGCACCGCTATCTGATCCTGCCAAAAGAGACACTCCGTTTTCATTCAATTTAAACGCAAGTCCGCCGAAAAAATCATCAAGTGCTTTACGGTCTTCCACCTGCTTTTCGGTTGAATTTTTTACACGGTTAATTCGACCTTTATACGTTTGCTGTATTCCGTCACTCATATATTTTAAATAGGTATCATTAGAATGATCAACTTCATCTAAATAGCTGAGCACTCTGCCAATATGCAGCGTAGGTACTACAAATACATTTTTCGATTTTAAATGCTCGAATGTATTCAAAGCTGTGGAGTCTGAATATGAAGATTGGAGTAGGGGCATGGCATCCCAAAATCCGATTTCTTTATTAATTAATTGTTGCGTGATTTCTTTCTCTTGAGAAGAAGAGCCTTTCATAATATAATATAGATGTTCGACTGCATCAATACCTGCATCTATAGTAGCGTCAAGTTCAACGGTAAAAGGCATATGCCCAGAAGTAATTAAACCACGCTTCTCTGCTTCTTGGATCACTTTTAAGTAATTTTCGCCCGAAATACGGCTATCGTAAATTTTGACAAAGTCAGACGGTATAGCTTGTAAAGAATCTAAAGCCTTAGAAATACCTTCATCAGTATCCACTTCTAAAGAACCTGCCCACGTACCACCGGGTCCGTCAATTTTTGGTCCCGATGTAAAAATGGTGGGTCCTACGAGCTCATTGTTTGCAATAGCTTTTCGCCATTCTAAAACAGACGAGGTAAGATCGCCACCCGCATCGCGAACAGTTGTAATTCCGTTAGCCATAAAGAGTTTCAAGAAGTTCTTGTTTGCGCTTATTAAAGAATCACCGCCTCTAAAATGCGTATGGTTATCCCAAAAACCAGGTACAATAAATTTACCTGTTGCATCAATAATGGACTTAGCTTCTATGTTGGTTAAATCAGCATCAGAAGTTATTTTAACAATTCTATTATTGTTAATTAGAATGTTCGAAACAGAAACAGAACCATCTTCGAGATCAATAAGATGACCATTTTTTATAATTACATCATAGGTTATTTGTGGTTCAGACTTACATGATAAAAGAATCATCAAGCAGCATAAGGTTAGGCATACCTGTTTTAATA harbors:
- a CDS encoding DUF998 domain-containing protein is translated as MNNKLVAYIGILGVSLIAIAAIVGPLLIDDYSVVSQYISESFAADTEYGWYLQYFGYVPSGILITIFCFSAPKYFPSSKLILAGFFGLALFYGLGTLLVGFFPCDAGCPTNVLDSSLSQLIHNAMGSLTYIFLPISIIAIGLGLKKFEGYSKLSQIAMATAIISGIFIFILFSNPESDYRGILQRVIETSFITFMVSSALRIGEASE
- a CDS encoding metal-dependent hydrolase family protein, which produces MKSILLFFLFSISLCSAQTLLKPDQVFDGTELHANWVVLVEGNQITYAGNANQITLPSNTTEIDLAGSTIMPGIIEGHSHVLLHPYNETDWNDQVLKESPVERAVRGTVHVKNSLLAGVTTMRDLGAEGAGYTDVYLKKTIDNGIIDGPRLLVAGPAIVATGAYGPKGFHDGVTVPLGAEPASGVDQCIETVRRQMGNGVDLIKIYADYRWTPGADSKATFLQEEINAMVATATTAGKYVVAHAGTPEGMKRAILGGVETIEHGDGGTPEIFKMMKDKGIGLCPTLAAGDAITQYRGWNKTTDPEPERIQQKRKSFKMALDSGVQIVFGGDVGVFTHGENYREMELMVDYGMKPLAVLKSATSGNANMFHLNQLGSLKKGFLADIIAVKGNPVQDISAVKNVSFVMKDGVVYKE
- a CDS encoding amidohydrolase family protein, which encodes MILLSCKSEPQITYDVIIKNGHLIDLEDGSVSVSNILINNNRIVKITSDADLTNIEAKSIIDATGKFIVPGFWDNHTHFRGGDSLISANKNFLKLFMANGITTVRDAGGDLTSSVLEWRKAIANNELVGPTIFTSGPKIDGPGGTWAGSLEVDTDEGISKALDSLQAIPSDFVKIYDSRISGENYLKVIQEAEKRGLITSGHMPFTVELDATIDAGIDAVEHLYYIMKGSSSQEKEITQQLINKEIGFWDAMPLLQSSYSDSTALNTFEHLKSKNVFVVPTLHIGRVLSYLDEVDHSNDTYLKYMSDGIQQTYKGRINRVKNSTEKQVEDRKALDDFFGGLAFKLNENGVSLLAGSDSGAYNSFTYPGISLHKEMEAMVATGISPLDALKSSAFNGAKFLKQDADYGTISEGKIADIVLLNSNPLEDIKNTKDIFMVLSNGNQHTKTDLDNLLNSAIAN